From Pyrenophora tritici-repentis strain M4 chromosome 1, whole genome shotgun sequence, the proteins below share one genomic window:
- a CDS encoding glycoside hydrolase family 2 protein: protein MPQAPPATYPRPDFLREDLTWISLNGTWSFLFDDNDVGITRGWHLNGIPDEVTVNPTNTNSAENTEAHSITARIAAGTQELLQGNQFKNEHKVHKKRDIQVPYVFQCPASGIEEKGVHEVLWYERDVEDLRTSEKRDAGERLVLRFGAVDYVAKVWVDGQFYGGHRGGHVPFDVDITDAFMKGKTHRITVRVFDSAHDLTQPRGKQYWKAQPESIFYTPSGGIWQNVWLESVPPVQIGDASTGTLLKSNEIEGGNLHASIKVLGRPAGHNYSVELEASLGGVVVSKTEKTALPQDADAVSLTANMRLSTTQTSQLPSELTSTAPLSDPIAWLNNVALWSPEHPTLYGITIRLYSASLETPIDTIHTTTGMRSLHWNNSTFRLNNRPYFQALFLDQGYWPTTFMTPPSSSALKYDIELSKNMGFNGCRKHQKVEDPIFHYWADRLGFLVWGEMANAYAFSEDYVQRMDQEWREAVLRDRNHPCIVAWTPVNESWAYTDLGASKEQRDHIRSLYYATKVLDPTRPVNDNCGWEHVVTDLTTFHDYADADELTNTCKTLDGILGKKANRPMFLAPIENLADPGSKHTPSAPVICTEFGGVNIAREAAGGDEDRTRDWGYTTATDPKDLLKRIEKMMKGIVEGGHCCGFVYTQLTDIEQEVNGVYTPDRKEKLDAAEVKKVVEKVMETYAQMHK from the coding sequence ATGCCGCAAGCACCACCAGCCACCTATCCTCGCCCTGACTTCCTTCGGGAAGACCTGACCTGGATATCTCTGAATGGCACCTGGTCGTTCCTCTTCGACGATAACGATGTTGGCATAACGCGGGGCTGGCATCTGAACGGCATCCCCGATGAAGTCACCGTGAACCCCACCAACACTAACAGCGCGGAGAACACCGAAGCACACAGTATCACAGCCAGGATCGCTGCTGGAACACAGGAGCTGTTACAAGGCAATCAATTCAAAAATGAACACAAGGTGCACAAGAAGCGGGATATCCAGGTCCCGTATGTATTCCAATGTCCGGCTTCAGGGATTGAAGAGAAGGGTGTACATGAGGTGCTTTGGTATGAGAGAGATGTTGAGGATTTGCGGACCAGTGAGAAACGAGATGCAGGAGAAAGATTGGTGCTAAGATTTGGAGCTGTTGACTATGTAGCCAAGGTTTGGGTCGATGGGCAATTCTACGGTGGCCATCGTGGCGGACATGTCCCATTTGATGTTGACATCACAGACGCCTTTATGAAAGGCAAGACTCACCGAATAACTGTCAGGGTCTTTGATTCTGCTCACGATCTCACGCAGCCGCGTGGTAAGCAATATTGGAAGGCCCAGCCAGAGAGCATATTCTATACACCAAGCGGCGGTATCTGGCAGAACGTGTGGCTTGAGTCGGTGCCGCCTGTCCAGATTGGAGACGCGAGTACCGGAACTTTGTTAAAGAGCAATGAAATTGAAGGTGGAAATCTGCATGCTAGTATCAAGGTGCTTGGACGGCCAGCCGGGCACAACTACAGCGTTGAGCTTGAAGCCAGCCTAGGCGGTGTCGTGGTGAGCAAGACTGAGAAGACTGCTCTGCCCCAAGACGCAGACGCCGTCTCTCTCACAGCAAACATGCGTCTCTCCACCACGCAAACTTCTCAACTGCCCTCTGAGCTTACATCTACCGCTCCCCTTTCCGACCCCATAGCCTGGCTCAACAATGTTGCGCTTTGGTCCCCTGAGCACCCCACACTCTACGGAATAACCATCCGCCTATACTCAGCATCTTTGGAAACGCCAATCGATACCATTCACACTACAACTGGCATGCGCTCTCTCCATTGGAACAATTCTACTTTCCGCCTCAACAACCGCCCCTACTTCCAAGCCCTCTTCCTCGACCAAGGCTACTGGCCCACAACATTCATGACGCCACCCAGCTCATCCGCCCTAAAATACGATATCGAGCTCAGCAAAAACATGGGATTCAACGGCTGCCGCAAGCACCAAAAAGTCGAAGACCCAATCTTCCACTACTGGGCCGACCGTCTCGGTTTCCTCGTCTGGGGCGAAATGGCAAATGCATACGCCTTCTCGGAGGACTACGTGCAGCGCATGGACCAAGAGTGGCGCGAGGCAGTCTTGAGAGACCGCAACCATCCGTGCATTGTCGCGTGGACGCCGGTGAATGAATCGTGGGCGTACACTGACTTGGGCGCGAGTAAAGAGCAGAGAGATCACATCAGAAGTCTGTATTACGCGACCAAAGTGCTTGATCCCACAAGGCCTGTAAACGACAACTGTGGCTGGGAACACGTGGTTACAGACCTAACCACATTCCACGACTACGCTGATGCAGATGAGCTCACCAATACGTGCAAGACTCTGGATGGTATCTTGGGCAAGAAAGCTAATCGACCCATGTTTCTAGCGCCGATTGAGAACTTGGCAGATCCAGGCTCCAAGCACACGCCTAGTGCACCGGTCATCTGCACGGAGTTTGGTGGCGTGAATATTGCGCGCGAGGCTGCTGGAGGAGATGAGGATAGGACGCGTGACTGGGGCTACACGACAGCGACAGATCCCAAAGACCTGCTGAAGCGCATTGAGAAGATGATGAAGGGAATTGTAGAAGGGGGACATTGCTGTGGTTTTGTGTATACGCAGCTTACGGATATTGAGCAAGAGGTCAACGGCGTGTATACCCCCGACCGGAAGGAGAAGCTGGATGCAGCGGAAGTGAAAAAGGTTGTCGAGAAGGTTATGGAAACGTATGCGCAGATGCATAAGTAG
- a CDS encoding Svf1 multi-domain protein, whose translation MFSWAKSTLAAVAGTQEPEYGPDAIQPVGKKGDEPAYTELTKKDLKWVTLDYTNVETQTFYLFTDAGHKGFLQVIYNNIAGLRVTVQFNCKLFYPNNEKPFLWASDPVHNYGFDENQHSFYADGVSIELSADGNSYDIKAAVNENSMVNVKFTRTAPGFMGGKDGMTNYGTDPKAPWGSMHHHFWPRCSVEGKIITKDGEVDVTGRGMLSHALQGMKPHHAAARWNFANFQSPSYSAIIMEFTTPSSYASTVVRVCGIATDGELLFANTDGAEVKHTETKQDETGWAEPTAASYHWVGKTKDGKDVTADLAGALGKNIDRVDVMAEVPGFIKTIVASAAGTKPYIYQYAPKMTIKVKVGDEVKEEEGTLFTEATFIS comes from the exons ATGTTCAGCTGGGCAAAGTCAAC ACTAGCCGCGGTTGCCGGCACCCAAGAGCCCGAATACGGCCCCGACGCCATCCAGCCCGTGGGCAAGAAGGGCGACGAGCCCGCCTACACCGAGTTGACCAAGAAGGACCTCAAGTGGGTCACGCTCGACTACACCAATGTCGAGACACAGACGTTTTACCTCTTCACCGACGCGGGCCACAAGGGCTTCCTGCAGGTCATCTACAACAACATAGC CGGCCTCCGCGTGACGGTGCAGTTCAACTGCAAGCTCTTCTACCCAAACAACGAGAAGCCCTTTCTCTGGGCAAGCGACCCCGTCCACAACTATGGATTTGATGAGAACCAGCACTCCTTTTACGCAGATGGCGTCTCCATCGAGCTTTCCGCCGACGGCAACTCATATGACATCAAGGCTGCCGTCAACGAAAACAGCATGGTCAACGTCAAGTTTACGAGGACCGCCCCTGGCTTCATGGGAGGAAAGGACGGCATGACCAACTACGGCACAGATCCAAAGGCGCCATGGGGTTCCATGCATCACCACTTCTGGCCGCGATGCAGCGTCGAGGGTAAAATCATCACCAAGGATGGAGAGGTCGACGTCACGGGCCGAGGCATGTTGAGCCACGCCCTGCAGGGAATGAAGCCACACCACGCTG CTGCTCGCTGGAACTTTGCCAACTTCCAATCGCCCTCCTACTCCGCCATCATTATGGAGTTCACTACCCCGTCGTCGTATGCATCGACCGTTGTCCGAGTTTGCGGCATCGCTACCGACGGCGAACTACTGTTTGCCAACACCGACGGAGCCGAAGTGAAGCACACCGAAACCAAGCAAGACGAGACCGGTTGGGCGGAACCCACCGCTGCAAGCTACCACTGGGTCGGAAAGACCAAGGATGGCAAGGACGTCACTGCAGATCTCGCCGGTGCTCTCGGAAAGAACATTGACCGTGTGGATGTCATGGCCGAGGTACCAGGCTTCATCAAGACCATTGTTGCCAGCGCCGCAGGCACAAAGCCATACATCTACCAGTATGCGCCCAAGATGACGATCAAGGTAAAGGTGGGTGATGAGGTCAAAGAGGAGGAAGGTACGCTTTTCACAGAGGCTACATTCATTTCGTAG
- a CDS encoding Tymo-45kd-70kd multi-domain protein yields MASPSYTRATTSSEYRSKATPKPSTTTPVKPLSSKLSLSAKTSKSSTPSSSKHTTTPKKPLKRPSLLTSQTKNHLAYTSDLYTITPKDAKKPCPLATLPSELRSLIYTFIFPTAIYVSNARSLQVQARPPALLHVCRAIRIEAAYTYYLHTCFTFTVRNLNFSPITRWLDSLPKQHKALVTRNRRLEINVLPCVKNTCTYPPPGFLIDGYLEDQWVSCQPFGNLYDLPSTLHKRHFLVFCRMAAWWMWCSRLGNKGVRWNYGFEQSTWQNAFAVPDARDAAVLEDFLGECGMVVAMPCVEKAWRRNRGAARGMRDEAIRWFEALDGWYNERYGKEEDGEWDSKMEVVRESIKRW; encoded by the coding sequence ATGGCTTCCCCGTCGTACACTCGCGCCACCACGTCGTCCGAATACAGGTCCAAAGCTACCCCTAAACCTTCAACCACAACACCAGTCAAGCCACTATCCTCAAAGTTATCTCTCAGTGCGAAAACCTCCAAGTCATCTACTCCAAGTTCATCAAAACACACAACGACACCAAAGAAGCCTCTCAAGCGACCCTCCCTCCTCACGTCTCAAACAAAAAACCATCTGGCCTACACGTCCGACCTTTACACGATCACGCCCAAAGACGCCAAAAAGCCCTGTCCCCTAGCAACGCTCCCCTCGGAGCTACGGAGCCTAATCTACACCTTCATTTTCCCCACCGCAATCTACGTGTCCAACGCCCGGTCCCTGCAAGTCCAGGCGCGCCCACCAGCTCTTCTCCACGTATGTCGCGCCATCCGCATCGAAGCCGCATACACGTACTACTTGCACACATGCTTCACCTTCACCGTGCGCAACCTAAACTTCAGTCCGATTACGCGCTGGCTCGATAGTCTACCCAAGCAGCACAAAGCGCTTGTGACGCGGAACCGGCGTTTGGAAATTAATGTTTTACCTTGTGTAAAGAATACTTGTACATATCCGCCTCCTGGATTTCTAATCGACGGATATCTGGAAGATCAATGGGTATCTTGCCAGCCATTTGGTAATCTGTACGACCTGCCCAGTACGTTGCATAAGAGGCATTTTCTGGTATTTTGCCGCATGGCGGCGTGGTGGATGTGGTGTTCTAGACTTGGCAACAAGGGTGTGAGGTGGAATTATGGGTTTGAGCAGTCCACATGGCAGAATGCGTTTGCCGTGCCAGATGCACGGGATGCGGCAGTGTTGGAGGATTTCTTGGGCGAGTGTGGGATGGTGGTTGCGATGCCCTGTGTTGAGAAGGCGTGGAGGAGAAATAGGGGTGCGGCGAGAGGTATGCGGGACGAGGCGATTAGGTGGTTTGAGGCACTGGATGGGTGGTATAATGAGCGGTACGGGAAGGAGGAAGATGGCGAGTGGGATAGTAAGATGGAAGTAGTTCGGGAGAGCATCAAGAGGTGGTAG
- a CDS encoding HHT1, Histones H3 and H4, with protein MPNERPKQFGGPSRYGASARPPVRLQPSAASTTPQTSRASQMGLGLGKGAAGLGRGKGIARGSLKRHMKIQKDNIYGVTKGDIRRLARRGGVKRISATIYDDVRDALKQRLRLILQRVCAIIDSSGRKTVSVSDIVFTLRGLGNPIYGFEPSFLR; from the exons ATGCCTAACGAACGCCCGAAACAGTTCGGTGGCCCGTCGCGTTATGGCGCATCCGCTCGCCCTCCTGTGCGCCTGCAGCCTTCGGCAGCATCAACCACGCCGCAGACCTCCAGAGCCAGCCAGATGGGCCTCGGCTTAGGTAAAGGCGCGGCTGGACTAGGAAGGGGGAAGGGTATTGCCAGAGGCAGCTTAAAGCGTCATAT GAAAATTCAAAAAGATAATATTTATGGCGTCACCAAGGGCGATATTCG ACGACTGGCGCGCCGTGGCGGAGTCAAGCGTATATCAGCCACGATCTACGATGACGTCCGTGATGCTCTCAAACAACGGTTAAGACTG ATCCTGCAGCGTGTATGCGCCATCATCGATTCTAGTGGCCGCAAGACGGTGTCTGTCAGCGATATTGTGTTTACCCTTCGGGGA CTCGGAAACCCAATCTACGGCTTCGAGCCGTCGTTCCTGCGTTAA